One genomic segment of Candidatus Ozemobacteraceae bacterium includes these proteins:
- a CDS encoding flagellar hook-length control protein FliK, translating into MKTATDHVDTSSLVNVFFTKSFTPPSQTQSGPSSFGELLSGLVNSKSNVSFSSKPQKPAATERTASAGRPQEVSQRPSKEHAVQTGKDTKRIDQKPEKPRMSSKDTTPGVREKPSFEKSEGSKQASDASNALEVEVLQESHKIVNKLNSNDDSSAESALSALRADETVGEFWQSLDDKTALDLIESLEAMTPDILAASLELMKAMKPEVQAAAPEVEEQPDLIEAVDAISEEDQPDMPEDGEGSSEETDEIEAVSAQAVPVQAAVQVQETEAVSETAGIPVETEAVSAVQETKADTAAAHSAQEAAKPVVSEKKQEASDAGKPSDKPATDSQSDEVLSALRRNPETAEFWKNVDDETAHKLLSVLSKMKGGRTGEKLVATLSDEKPVETVPETDSEMTVDTFSQTMGSQVETTAGEKRPERKLREKSDAKEPSAVTTEGESGVEPERKATFGSDVKSLRQEYREARESRSHSASAQTGSAGVTGASSGAFAVTTSAQVAISGDAPDISDLLKSFQSRGETGKADGHQALNAASNQNVKRVSMSGHETSREFSFTRDNPSNAQSVRSDTSQSKGGDTVKSAIFSQIIEKAEFFKGPQQIKFMTLQLKPEALGKLEMQLATKDGTVTARISAENAVVKEKLEQLVPQIREHLEQQGVNILQISVDVSRRESDGSDRGMSNGEHQPGLRIGSRRSSRNGSADSDAVESSVLINPEIRRMALHIKAVDVTV; encoded by the coding sequence ATGAAAACAGCCACAGATCACGTGGATACCAGTTCCCTGGTGAACGTCTTCTTCACGAAGTCCTTCACTCCGCCCTCACAGACGCAGTCCGGACCCTCTTCGTTCGGAGAACTCCTGTCGGGTCTCGTGAACTCAAAATCGAACGTCTCCTTCTCGTCGAAGCCGCAGAAACCTGCGGCGACAGAGCGAACCGCATCGGCCGGCAGGCCTCAGGAAGTGTCTCAACGTCCTTCCAAGGAGCATGCGGTACAAACCGGGAAAGATACCAAGCGCATCGATCAAAAGCCCGAGAAACCGAGGATGTCCTCCAAAGACACCACGCCCGGGGTGCGCGAAAAGCCTTCCTTCGAAAAGTCCGAAGGCTCCAAACAAGCCTCGGATGCGTCCAATGCCCTCGAGGTTGAGGTTCTCCAGGAAAGCCACAAGATCGTCAACAAGCTGAATTCTAACGATGATTCATCGGCTGAATCCGCACTCTCGGCCCTGCGTGCGGATGAAACGGTCGGCGAATTCTGGCAGTCGCTCGATGACAAGACTGCCCTGGACCTGATCGAATCCCTGGAAGCGATGACGCCCGACATCCTGGCGGCAAGCCTCGAACTCATGAAAGCCATGAAACCCGAGGTCCAGGCCGCAGCGCCCGAGGTTGAAGAACAGCCCGACCTGATCGAAGCCGTCGACGCCATATCCGAGGAAGACCAGCCCGACATGCCCGAAGACGGGGAAGGAAGTTCCGAGGAGACGGATGAAATCGAGGCGGTTTCGGCGCAGGCCGTTCCCGTCCAGGCAGCGGTCCAGGTCCAGGAAACGGAAGCCGTTTCCGAAACCGCGGGGATTCCCGTCGAAACCGAAGCGGTAAGCGCCGTCCAGGAAACGAAGGCCGACACGGCCGCTGCGCATTCGGCGCAGGAAGCCGCAAAGCCTGTCGTGTCCGAGAAGAAGCAGGAAGCTTCGGATGCGGGAAAACCGTCCGACAAGCCAGCGACCGATTCGCAGTCCGACGAGGTTCTTTCGGCGCTCCGCAGGAATCCTGAAACGGCCGAGTTCTGGAAGAACGTCGATGACGAGACGGCTCACAAACTGCTGTCGGTCCTGTCGAAGATGAAGGGCGGGAGAACCGGAGAGAAACTGGTCGCGACTCTCTCCGATGAAAAGCCGGTTGAGACGGTTCCCGAGACAGATTCCGAGATGACCGTCGACACGTTTTCCCAGACGATGGGGAGCCAGGTCGAAACGACGGCCGGTGAAAAACGGCCTGAACGGAAACTCCGTGAGAAATCAGACGCGAAGGAACCATCCGCGGTCACGACCGAGGGCGAATCCGGCGTCGAGCCCGAGCGGAAAGCCACGTTCGGCAGCGACGTGAAGTCGCTGCGCCAGGAGTATCGGGAAGCACGGGAATCACGCTCTCACTCCGCATCGGCCCAGACGGGATCCGCGGGCGTCACGGGCGCGTCCTCCGGCGCCTTCGCGGTCACCACGTCAGCCCAGGTGGCCATCAGCGGCGACGCTCCGGACATTTCCGACCTGTTGAAATCCTTCCAGTCTCGCGGGGAAACGGGAAAAGCGGACGGGCACCAGGCGCTGAACGCCGCTTCCAACCAGAACGTCAAGCGGGTCAGCATGTCGGGGCACGAAACGTCGCGCGAGTTCTCGTTCACACGCGACAACCCGTCGAACGCGCAGTCGGTCCGTTCCGACACCTCGCAGTCGAAGGGCGGCGACACGGTGAAGTCGGCGATCTTCTCGCAGATCATCGAGAAAGCCGAGTTCTTCAAGGGACCGCAGCAGATCAAGTTCATGACGCTCCAGCTCAAACCTGAGGCGCTCGGAAAACTCGAAATGCAGCTGGCGACGAAGGACGGGACGGTGACGGCGAGAATCTCGGCCGAAAACGCCGTGGTGAAGGAAAAGCTGGAGCAGCTCGTTCCCCAGATTCGCGAGCACCTGGAGCAGCAGGGCGTGAATATCCTGCAAATTTCCGTGGATGTTTCGCGGAGAGAATCCGATGGAAGTGATAGAGGGATGTCGAACGGCGAGCATCAGCCCGGCTTGCGGATCGGCTCCCGGCGTTCGTCCCGAAACGGTTCTGCGGATTCGGACGCGGTCGAATCCTCCGTTCTCATCAATCCGGAAATCAGAAGAATGGCGTTACACATCAAGGCCGTCGACGTGACGGTCTAG
- a CDS encoding M23 family metallopeptidase — MKKIIVASILSGLAAVGPSLADQFRWPLDIEISPSSSFCESRGWRFHGGVDLRTRLTTGFPVKAPADGFVSRVKVQWRGFGYALYVDHPQLGVRSVYGHLDDFAGPVAAYVAEKLKKMKARYGIDDSFGPDRFPVKKGQVIAFTGETGLGPPHLHFELRRFNDDPISPSAVGLTVPDTIPPVFLSLHVDPLSPETRINGGFLPASVSIKRQKDGTWGWDGVPVLEGKSGFSVGLVDNGEGGNKFGVEHISMAINGKVLLRRSFNQYGYDENSQASWIYDYPRTSLPGAGYVYTMFRWPFETLRFSEGFAPWSGALGENPGSVEEMTIEAVDFGGNRIVAKGRVDTRGLRQAKNVFDGTLRFRRCHYTTYGVVAETVLADAKNTTGYTHVTCADASGGVAELPASFGPDGVVQVAFPNEERWAGGARCGGETILPQHVFVPVSGGTVAVDGARVVIPAGALNFPVLARLDIVDNAPRPGGSPKKGILPAKSPVWQFSPPWLVTAKPIRLEIDLKGLTASRRLGIYEASGNARSYSGGEGRESTMSVTSRCLRPCVVLEDAVPPVITVKPRRTVKRLGLCAVFGVEDTGEGVDYESARATVNGESVSPDSDPDKDEIYVPIGPGKSKKNVVLTVSDNAGNPRTLTSNR, encoded by the coding sequence ATGAAAAAAATAATTGTTGCATCTATACTATCTGGGCTCGCGGCCGTCGGGCCATCGCTGGCCGACCAGTTCCGGTGGCCTCTCGACATCGAGATCAGTCCCAGTTCGAGTTTCTGCGAATCCCGCGGCTGGCGGTTTCATGGGGGAGTCGACCTGAGGACGCGCCTCACAACCGGTTTCCCCGTCAAGGCGCCCGCCGACGGCTTCGTGTCGCGGGTGAAAGTCCAGTGGCGGGGCTTCGGATACGCCCTGTATGTCGATCATCCGCAACTCGGCGTCAGATCCGTCTATGGCCACCTGGATGACTTCGCCGGCCCCGTCGCGGCGTATGTCGCCGAAAAACTGAAAAAGATGAAGGCCCGCTACGGCATCGACGACAGCTTCGGGCCCGACCGGTTCCCCGTGAAAAAGGGGCAGGTCATCGCCTTCACCGGCGAGACCGGCCTCGGGCCGCCCCATCTGCACTTCGAACTGCGACGGTTCAACGACGATCCCATCTCCCCGTCCGCCGTCGGACTGACCGTGCCCGATACGATCCCCCCGGTGTTTCTCTCCCTGCATGTCGATCCGCTCTCTCCGGAAACCAGGATCAACGGCGGGTTTCTGCCCGCATCCGTTTCCATCAAACGGCAGAAGGACGGGACCTGGGGCTGGGACGGCGTTCCCGTGCTGGAAGGGAAAAGCGGGTTTTCCGTCGGGCTCGTCGATAACGGAGAAGGCGGGAACAAATTCGGGGTCGAACATATATCTATGGCTATAAACGGGAAAGTTCTGCTCCGGCGCAGTTTCAATCAATATGGATACGATGAGAATTCTCAGGCATCCTGGATTTACGATTACCCCAGAACCAGCCTTCCCGGGGCCGGATACGTGTATACGATGTTCCGCTGGCCGTTCGAGACATTGCGATTTTCCGAAGGGTTCGCCCCCTGGAGCGGTGCCCTCGGAGAGAACCCTGGAAGCGTCGAAGAGATGACGATCGAGGCCGTCGATTTCGGCGGCAACAGGATCGTCGCGAAGGGGCGCGTCGATACGCGCGGCCTTCGGCAGGCGAAAAACGTGTTCGACGGAACGCTTCGCTTTCGCCGGTGCCACTACACCACATACGGCGTCGTCGCCGAAACGGTCCTGGCGGATGCCAAAAATACTACAGGCTATACGCACGTCACGTGCGCGGATGCCTCCGGCGGCGTTGCGGAACTCCCGGCGTCGTTCGGTCCCGACGGCGTCGTGCAGGTGGCATTCCCGAACGAGGAACGCTGGGCGGGCGGTGCGAGATGCGGGGGAGAAACGATTCTTCCTCAGCATGTCTTCGTGCCGGTCAGCGGCGGAACCGTTGCAGTCGATGGGGCACGGGTGGTCATCCCGGCCGGAGCTCTGAATTTCCCGGTCCTGGCCAGGCTGGATATCGTGGATAACGCTCCACGCCCCGGCGGCTCACCCAAAAAGGGGATTCTTCCCGCGAAAAGCCCGGTCTGGCAGTTCTCGCCCCCCTGGCTCGTCACCGCGAAGCCGATCCGGCTCGAAATCGACCTGAAAGGCCTGACGGCATCACGAAGGCTCGGTATCTACGAAGCCAGTGGGAACGCCCGATCATACTCGGGCGGCGAGGGGAGGGAGTCGACCATGTCCGTCACCTCGCGATGTCTGCGCCCATGCGTGGTTCTCGAAGACGCCGTTCCGCCCGTCATCACGGTGAAACCACGACGTACCGTGAAACGTCTTGGTCTCTGCGCCGTCTTCGGCGTCGAAGACACGGGCGAGGGCGTCGACTACGAATCTGCCCGCGCCACCGTCAACGGAGAAAGCGTCTCCCCCGATTCTGACCCCGACAAAGATGAAATCTACGTCCCCATCGGCCCCGGCAAATCGAAAAAGAACGTCGTCCTCACCGTCTCCGACAACGCCGGCAACCCCCGAACCCTCACCTCCAACCGCTAG
- a CDS encoding PEGA domain-containing protein has product MNPGYSGYVSGTSYSISLITPGVYTLSVSAPGYSAFSTSITLAAGNNTRNITLTPTFPTVSLVNYAAPTVTVTGTRLGTAYLYIAPQGGSYNTYTPTTQSANQLTLDVTAFNPGAYTVKAYGADGAVSAGSGSFSKPFTTGPATTTGTIGMTSYTMNWNYLLGATQYLVYMNGTYVTSTTSNSYTFTGLTPNTAYTFGVEAVGNGISNSPRTNVTVTTRRVFTAPVVYDSTRSIGTLEKSFVYNGYLYAIGSTSGVYSIVRYMLANPATPADPPVALQDPVMPGYSTVRDLYVDSSGVYVGWTESLSVYLQKYNLTPTTPVNTYSASFAMAAFGIKLKANNNTGVTAALQAVSWNSVGVASLTYFNTTPTTLVAVATVAITLPVTPTAMEWTSYTSSGNSPRTALMISDGAGGYIVDSNPALTASTTSYFSGSAYDLAVSPNLGYAWGDSGDFGTVHYVTDSITLVPGYLQTAFDANNRLYTINNNPYSIARYSAVGNREDGIALPNLESPAFGKRVIHYDAVNNQVVVIAPANSNLGVMIFKVQN; this is encoded by the coding sequence CTGAACCCCGGGTATTCCGGGTATGTCAGCGGCACCAGCTACTCTATCTCGTTGATCACCCCCGGGGTTTACACGCTGTCCGTCTCAGCGCCGGGCTATTCGGCGTTTTCCACCTCCATCACCCTGGCTGCCGGCAATAACACGAGAAACATCACCCTCACCCCGACCTTCCCGACCGTGAGCCTCGTCAACTACGCGGCCCCGACGGTCACGGTGACCGGCACGCGGCTTGGGACGGCTTACCTTTACATTGCGCCGCAGGGAGGGAGTTACAACACCTACACCCCGACAACCCAGTCTGCAAACCAGCTGACGCTGGACGTGACCGCCTTCAATCCCGGCGCATACACGGTGAAGGCCTACGGAGCGGACGGCGCCGTCTCGGCCGGTTCGGGCAGCTTCTCGAAGCCCTTCACGACCGGTCCGGCCACCACAACAGGCACAATCGGAATGACGTCCTACACGATGAACTGGAACTACCTCCTTGGAGCCACACAATACCTTGTTTACATGAATGGCACCTATGTGACGTCGACAACGTCCAATTCCTACACGTTCACGGGCCTGACACCGAACACCGCCTATACCTTCGGCGTGGAAGCCGTCGGAAACGGCATCTCTAATAGCCCCCGGACGAATGTCACGGTTACGACAAGAAGGGTGTTCACCGCTCCAGTGGTTTACGACTCCACCCGGAGTATCGGAACTCTCGAGAAATCGTTCGTTTATAACGGCTATCTCTACGCCATCGGCAGCACGAGCGGCGTCTATTCTATCGTACGATACATGCTGGCCAATCCTGCGACACCTGCCGACCCCCCCGTTGCGCTTCAAGATCCGGTTATGCCTGGATACAGCACCGTCAGAGATCTTTATGTTGATTCTTCAGGCGTATATGTGGGCTGGACCGAATCATTATCTGTATATCTACAGAAATACAATCTGACACCAACCACCCCCGTAAATACGTATTCAGCCAGCTTCGCCATGGCGGCCTTCGGAATCAAACTGAAGGCCAATAATAATACGGGTGTCACAGCGGCACTTCAGGCTGTTTCCTGGAACAGTGTCGGCGTTGCGTCGCTAACGTATTTCAACACGACTCCGACTACTCTGGTCGCGGTTGCCACCGTGGCTATCACCCTTCCGGTCACCCCGACGGCGATGGAATGGACGTCCTATACCAGCAGTGGCAACAGTCCAAGAACCGCCCTGATGATTTCCGATGGCGCCGGCGGATACATCGTGGATTCCAATCCGGCTCTCACAGCCTCGACGACATCTTATTTCTCCGGAAGCGCCTATGATCTTGCTGTGTCTCCGAATCTGGGCTATGCTTGGGGCGATTCGGGTGACTTTGGTACCGTTCATTATGTCACGGACAGCATTACCCTTGTCCCCGGATACCTGCAAACTGCTTTCGATGCGAACAATCGACTCTACACCATCAACAATAACCCATATTCAATCGCCCGGTATTCGGCAGTCGGCAACAGAGAGGACGGCATAGCGCTGCCGAATCTTGAGTCACCGGCCTTCGGGAAACGGGTGATCCATTATGACGCCGTGAATAACCAGGTCGTTGTCATCGCCCCTGCGAACAGCAATCTTGGGGTCATGATCTTCAAAGTCCAGAATTAA
- a CDS encoding carboxypeptidase regulatory-like domain-containing protein — protein sequence MRKSFVTLLSLALFLGVLLTVGCGGGGGGGGSSSPVTPVADGSLADLNGKVTYLGKPVANAAVYLIKVTDQQSELSRRASLLSQPKPDFSVLTADGNGYQTTSDANGNYTFAQVPVGTYTLDASISPTIRVSQSVVVGAISNLDLALKPTGSISGKVTFNGNPVQAMVFLQGTSYIGITDLAGSFKIMNVPVETTPYTLVPVIPSGYYPGGSVRVAPDVKTSDQTPASPQPETSTVQATVRASASSYTFKNSPVLVTPVAGTNTDLGTLELIAAMGTLTGIAQIQGANMHSGIYVSGGGSYAYTDSEGKYTLQNVYFGQHTLTFSKYYGSEDYTGSTVVLVDAVATKTVALVTLLPRSATTAKVDVSLAGLTGTGGYVYYYLYNQNNPENELYYGYSTSPSTSSYYLNPGTYYVRIEPGSNYNLLNPAAGSTDLLASITVAARRERLVRRPPSVQ from the coding sequence ATGCGCAAATCATTCGTCACCCTGTTGTCCCTGGCCCTGTTCCTCGGCGTCCTTCTCACCGTCGGCTGCGGCGGCGGAGGTGGCGGCGGAGGCAGTTCCAGTCCAGTCACTCCGGTCGCGGATGGGTCGCTCGCCGATCTGAACGGCAAAGTGACCTATCTCGGCAAGCCGGTCGCAAATGCGGCCGTGTACCTGATCAAAGTCACCGACCAGCAGAGCGAACTCTCCAGGCGTGCGTCACTGTTGAGCCAGCCAAAGCCCGACTTTTCGGTCCTGACGGCAGATGGCAACGGATACCAGACCACGTCTGACGCGAACGGCAACTACACGTTCGCGCAGGTTCCGGTCGGCACCTATACGCTGGATGCCTCGATCTCCCCGACGATCAGGGTTTCCCAGTCGGTCGTGGTCGGCGCCATTTCGAACCTCGATCTCGCCCTCAAGCCCACCGGCAGCATCTCCGGCAAGGTCACCTTCAACGGAAATCCCGTCCAGGCGATGGTCTTCCTTCAGGGAACCTCGTATATCGGCATCACCGACCTCGCCGGCTCGTTCAAGATCATGAACGTTCCCGTCGAGACGACGCCCTATACCCTGGTTCCGGTCATCCCGAGCGGCTATTATCCCGGCGGATCCGTTCGCGTTGCCCCTGACGTCAAGACTTCCGATCAGACGCCGGCATCCCCCCAGCCGGAAACCTCGACCGTTCAGGCCACCGTCCGGGCCTCCGCCTCGAGCTACACGTTCAAGAATTCGCCGGTGCTGGTGACTCCTGTCGCCGGAACGAACACCGATCTCGGAACGCTCGAACTCATCGCCGCCATGGGAACGCTGACCGGCATCGCTCAGATCCAGGGAGCGAACATGCATAGCGGGATTTACGTCTCTGGAGGCGGAAGTTATGCCTACACGGATTCGGAAGGCAAATATACGCTCCAGAACGTCTATTTCGGCCAGCATACCCTGACCTTCAGCAAATACTACGGCAGCGAAGACTATACGGGATCGACGGTCGTGCTCGTCGATGCGGTCGCCACGAAAACAGTCGCCCTTGTCACCCTGCTGCCCCGAAGCGCCACGACGGCGAAGGTCGACGTAAGTCTTGCCGGCCTTACCGGCACCGGGGGATATGTATATTACTATCTTTATAATCAGAACAATCCCGAAAACGAACTCTATTATGGGTACAGCACCTCTCCATCAACCTCCAGCTACTACCTGAACCCCGGAACGTATTACGTGCGAATCGAACCGGGCAGCAACTACAACCTGCTGAACCCCGCCGCCGGCTCGACCGACCTTCTCGCCTCGATTACCGTCGCGGCCCGCCGGGAACGCCTCGTTCGTCGCCCGCCTTCAGTACAATAA
- a CDS encoding carboxypeptidase-like regulatory domain-containing protein: protein MYYVSPSRRTLFLLLPVLLTCMLALTGCLGKGDPSTTTRPNAPEEAVRGLVAEWTGSAHPLLAQTTATQTITFRDINRTNSWTFDVIGVEFPVSGIAHVYTRYRFGDVAATTVNVRFELSLYEGRWVFENFVIETLPSFVVTGTGVQGYITDAQSGLPVQNAAAALYQGDVRVAETLTDANGYYYLEAPAAGTYTLIVAKDGFEFLTVPNVTIE, encoded by the coding sequence GTGTACTATGTTTCCCCTTCTCGGAGAACCCTGTTTCTCCTGCTCCCCGTGCTTCTGACCTGCATGCTTGCCCTGACGGGCTGCCTCGGCAAGGGCGACCCCTCGACGACGACGAGGCCGAACGCGCCGGAAGAGGCGGTACGCGGTCTCGTGGCCGAATGGACGGGCAGCGCTCACCCGCTGCTCGCCCAGACTACGGCAACGCAGACGATCACGTTCCGGGATATCAATCGAACCAACTCGTGGACGTTCGACGTCATCGGTGTCGAGTTTCCCGTATCCGGTATCGCCCATGTCTACACGCGATACCGCTTCGGGGATGTCGCCGCCACAACCGTCAACGTCAGGTTCGAGCTCTCGCTGTATGAGGGCCGCTGGGTCTTCGAGAACTTCGTCATCGAAACCCTCCCCTCGTTCGTCGTCACCGGTACGGGCGTTCAGGGCTACATCACGGATGCCCAGTCGGGCCTGCCCGTCCAGAACGCCGCCGCGGCCCTCTACCAGGGCGATGTCCGGGTCGCCGAAACCCTGACCGATGCAAACGGCTATTACTACCTCGAAGCCCCCGCTGCCGGCACCTACACGCTGATCGTCGCGAAGGACGGCTTCGAGTTCCTGACCGTTCCGAACGTCACGATCGAATAG
- a CDS encoding FecR family protein, translating into MKRLLFAVFAFLLSFGAVAMALEDAGVVFSDLAGQVEVRPGDDEEAWEFAKIDRKLFTDDHIKTGLDSSAILSFADMSTFVMKPSTEIILSSPTKKESKIKLAAGNIWVNVKKMVQDGTMEIEMSQAVAGIKGTNITCESNPDGSEDRIAVLRGIAEVLIRETQERVAVNEGEELIVKAGGKAEKNTIDVDKEKEKWKDQLGRLGESIQLNEIPDVLRQIHQSEAERFAAVQDSYKTLLGQESVTAEASQAFFKEVERFIGALMEDGIILSSIQLKVTNALATPDLKAEDRVRLVSYQKMIADVRATIQSYQNEASKMMKVRFKTAAVSLEEELSPIRDSAQAVFETVDSIMRELEGNPVQGQDWFRASIDTCTDALAQLAPLAENVSTLLEKSPTDAGAQSLLKLIAAYQSKIGTMLRNLAVVPVDPSTLTEMQQLEDLVSASIFALQQKINAYNSISGTSIDVQKRQLEESLRILNEFSIARRKYISAQRMYDSTMRAASGQKYRTTEQEELAEMFTRISDSFSQLGVVADVLQTELNDLENQLNTILNR; encoded by the coding sequence ATGAAGCGTCTGTTGTTCGCCGTTTTCGCTTTCCTGTTAAGTTTCGGTGCCGTCGCGATGGCCCTGGAAGACGCCGGCGTCGTGTTTTCCGACCTGGCGGGCCAGGTCGAAGTTCGGCCCGGCGACGATGAAGAAGCATGGGAGTTCGCGAAGATCGACCGCAAACTCTTCACGGACGACCACATCAAGACAGGCCTCGATTCGAGCGCCATCCTCAGCTTTGCCGACATGTCGACCTTTGTGATGAAGCCGAGCACTGAAATCATTCTCAGCTCTCCCACGAAAAAAGAAAGCAAGATCAAGCTCGCCGCCGGCAACATCTGGGTGAACGTGAAGAAAATGGTCCAGGACGGCACGATGGAAATCGAGATGAGCCAAGCCGTCGCCGGCATCAAGGGAACGAACATCACCTGCGAGAGCAATCCCGATGGAAGCGAAGACAGAATCGCCGTGCTGCGCGGTATCGCTGAAGTACTCATCAGGGAAACCCAGGAGCGTGTGGCGGTCAACGAAGGCGAAGAACTTATCGTAAAGGCCGGCGGCAAAGCCGAAAAGAATACGATCGACGTCGACAAGGAAAAGGAAAAATGGAAAGACCAGCTCGGCAGGCTGGGCGAGTCGATCCAGTTGAACGAGATTCCGGATGTGTTGCGTCAGATCCATCAAAGCGAAGCCGAGAGATTTGCGGCGGTCCAGGATTCATACAAAACGCTTCTTGGGCAGGAATCGGTCACCGCAGAAGCTTCCCAGGCATTCTTCAAGGAAGTCGAGCGATTCATCGGCGCCTTGATGGAAGACGGCATCATTCTCAGCTCGATCCAACTCAAGGTGACGAACGCCCTGGCCACGCCTGACCTCAAAGCGGAGGACCGCGTGAGGCTCGTCAGCTACCAGAAGATGATCGCAGACGTCCGGGCGACGATACAGAGCTACCAGAACGAGGCGTCGAAAATGATGAAGGTTCGGTTCAAGACCGCCGCCGTTTCCCTCGAGGAAGAGCTTTCGCCGATCCGCGACAGCGCCCAGGCCGTCTTCGAAACCGTCGATTCGATTATGCGCGAGCTCGAGGGAAATCCCGTCCAGGGTCAGGACTGGTTCCGCGCCTCGATCGACACCTGCACCGACGCCCTTGCGCAGCTTGCTCCTCTCGCCGAAAACGTTTCGACGCTTCTCGAGAAGAGCCCGACCGACGCCGGCGCTCAGTCGCTTTTGAAGCTGATCGCCGCATACCAGTCCAAGATCGGCACGATGCTTCGGAATCTTGCCGTCGTTCCCGTCGACCCCTCGACGTTGACCGAAATGCAGCAGCTGGAAGACCTTGTCAGCGCGTCCATCTTCGCTCTCCAGCAAAAAATCAACGCCTATAACAGCATCTCGGGAACGTCGATCGACGTTCAAAAACGCCAGTTGGAAGAGTCCCTGCGCATCTTGAACGAGTTCTCGATCGCCCGCCGCAAATACATCAGCGCCCAGCGCATGTACGATTCCACGATGCGCGCGGCTTCCGGTCAGAAATACCGCACCACCGAACAGGAAGAGCTGGCCGAGATGTTCACGAGGATTTCCGACTCGTTCAGCCAGCTCGGCGTGGTGGCTGATGTTCTGCAGACCGAGCTGAACGATCTCGAGAACCAGCTCAACACCATCCTGAACCGATGA